The genome window ACCAACAGCTATTGACGGCCGGCGACTATGCTAAACAGGGAGATGCTTGTTTCTTTGAAAATCGTTATCAAGATGCGATCGCCGCTTACGATCGGGCCCTGCAAATTCAGCCGGATTTAGCCGATACTTGGAATAACCGAGGAGTAGTGCTCACGAGAATGCAGCGGTATCCAGAGGCGATCGCCTCTTACGAACAAGCTACTACAATTCGCCCCAATTATCCCGATGCTTGGAACAATCGAGGCGTGGTATTGTTGGAGTTGCAGAAGTACCAAGAGGCGATCGGCTGTTACGAACAGGCAATTCAAGCCAAACCCGATTATGCCGATGCTTGGAACAACCGAGGCGTTGCTTTTTCCAAAATGCAGGAGTACGAACAAGCAGTAATTTCTTACAATCAAGCCCTACAAATTAAAAATGATTATACTGACGCTTGGAACAATCGAGGCGTTGCACTCTCCAAATTGCAAAAATACGAAGCGGCGATCGCTTCCTACGAAAATGCTGCCAAAATTCGACCTGACTTTTACAGAATTTGGTACAATAAAGCCCGATGTTATGCGCTACAAGGTAAAATTGAATTAGCTATTGAAAATTTAAAGCGCGCCCTCAATCTCAATCCGAATGTGTGTAAAGAGTTGGCAAAAAGTGAAGCTGATTTGGAGAAGATTCGCGAACACGACGCATTCAAGCAGTTGATAAGTTAATCGTTCAGAAATAATCGTAAACTATAGGATAACGAATAGGTCGTAAGATGAAATGAACCGCGAAGACGCTAAGGACGCGAAAGAAGAGAAAGAAGGGATGCAGTTTTTCCTTCGCGCTATTTGCGTCTTTGCGGTTCGTTTTACAAATATTTCTGCAACAACAAACCCATTTTCTCCTTAGTGGCGGCCGGCACTCGATCCAGCCGAGTCAGAATTGCATATTTTAAAGCTGAATGTGCATCAGATACGGGGGGATTTTCTGTTAGTCTACGGACTGTTTCTTGAATGACTTTTTGAGCATTCTCTGCATTGCGGTGCAAATTTGCTATTACCATTTCTACAGTTACGCTGTCGTGTTCGGTATGCCAGCAGTCGTAGTCTGTGACTAAGGCTAAAGTTGCGTAGGCAATTTCAGCTTCTCTGGCTAATTTTGCTTCCGGCAAATTTGTCATCCCAATGACTGTGGCATCCCAACTGCGGTAAAGGTTTGACTCTGCTTTTGTGGAAAACGCGGGGCCTTCCATGCAGACGTAGGTGCCGCCCCGGTGGATGTTAACGTCGGGGAGGTTCAATGATTCGATCGCACTTGCCAACACTTTTGCCAATTCGCCGCAAACCGGATCGCCGAATGTGATGTGACCGACTATTCCTTCTCCAAAAAAAGTAGAAACTCGATTTTTTGTGCAATCGATAAACTGATCCGGCACTACCATATCTAAAGGTTTCGCCTCTGTTTTCAGGGAACCAACCGCCGACGCTGAGATTAAATACTCAACTCCCAAACTCTTCATGGCATAAATATTTGCGCGATACGGCACTTCGGAGGGCAAAAAAGTGTGGTTGCGGCCGTGTCTAGCCATAAATGCTACGGGCGTACCGTCCAATGTTCCCACAATGGCGGCATCGGATGGCGATCCAAAAGGTGTATCAATTTTCACCTCTTCAATATCCTTGAGGGCCTCCATTTTATACAAACCGCTGCCGCCGATAATTCCGATTTTTGCTTGTGCCATTTTTACCCTCTGCTTGAGTTTTACCACAGTGATTCTATCGGGCCATCGTTAAGTTGGCGTAAAGATAATTGAAGATTTCGTGACAACAGTCACCCGACATACACTATTTTGTCACAAATTATATGTGATTCTAATCACAAATGACCTTCACAAAATCTTTAAAAATAAAGGTACATAGTTCTGTTACTTATTTTTAGCGTGTTAAGACCATGACAGTCAGCTCTGCTAACCTCCCCAAAATCTCGATCGAGGCGATCGTCGAGCGCATCTTTGCTTTTCGCCAGATTACCCCCCTTGACAGACGGCTGCTGAAATCAGCAATGCTAGCCCAGAAAGGTCTCAACGAAAAAGACCAGTGTCACATCAACCGAGTGTGTCAAGGCATCCAAAACGGCTTGATTTTAGTTGTAGAATAAATTTGCAGCACGATCTCTTGCTAGCTCAACAAGCTGTTTTAAAATTTTTGTCTGAGTCTGTATCTGCTGGAACTGAAGTTCGGGCGGTATGTTACCATTTTTCGGCGCGCGATCGCTCGACATCACAAATAATATTATTTATATCGTTTCCGGTTGCATCAGAATAATAAAATCGAGTCAACAGTTAACACTCAACCATTGAGTTTTTTGACTCCGAGTCAACAGCCAACAGCCAACAGTCAACAGTCAACGATCGTTTCGCTCGTACAACCGGAATGGATCTTACATCTTATCGATCAAAATTCAACAGCCAAAAGCCTGTATAAGTCATGCCACTATCATCTGGCTGCACTAACAAAAAATGCAATCCTTTACTTAATTGCTTGCGCTGTTGGTAAATTTGGGCCGCAGCTTTCACCTCGCTATCTTCAAAAGTAGCCACAACCCACCTATCTACTAACCCAGCTTCCAATATCAATCCGTCGGGTTCTCCAGCGATATAATTCAAAGCGAAAGGTTTGGCATCCTGAAGCCATCTAGCCAACCGCATAGACTGGCGTCCGCCGTCAATCACAACTCCCGGTACGGGTACTGTTGAGGCCAAGCCCAAATTCAGCGGTAACAGGAATTCTGGCATTTCCAAAATTGGCAGGGGACGCCCTTGGAAAGCCTCTTCAATGTCGCCGGCGGGTAGGGAAGCAAAACGCCAGCCATCGCCCCAGAGGTTTTCGGGTAAGGGTACCGGCGGCGGCGAGTCGAGGGCGATCGCGCTGTAAGTTTCACCTGTATAATTAGGCATACTCGAATATTCTTTTGCGCGTTGTTGCAGCAGCAATTTCAGAGCCGGAGTGCGCCGAGTCGCTTCCACCTTGACGCCCAAAACTTTGCCCGCAGCTTCGATTAAGCCCAGAGACTGAGGCCTAAATACTTGAATCAAGTCGGGCAAATTGTGGGTTTGAGCTTGCTGCTGCAACTGCGAAGCTAGCCAATTAGAATTTGCAGCCCCCTGGCTACAAACTGCACTAAATTGGAAACTGCCTTCCGAGTCGCAAATGAAGAGTTCCCACAGTGGTTTGCCAGTTTCGTCTTGGAGAGGGCGGCGGTAAAAATCGGCTTGCCAAATACGCATAAATAATTAAAAAATAAAATCTACAACTCGATAATTTTAATATAGCGTGGTGACAATACGATACAATACCGAACTGTGAAAAAAACTTCGAGCGATATATTCTTAGTTCATAGTGGATTTTTATTTCCAAATCTAACACCCGTTAAAAAAACTGCAACTGTAGGCAGGTGTTCCCAACGGTGCTAATAATCAGTCATTCCCCATTCTAAAATCTCAAATCTAAAATCTAAAATTGTATAAAGGCTCGGCTTGCCATCCTTCATTAGCAATTAGTCATTCCCAACATTATTTAAGATGGCGAACCAAATACATATCCAATTCGCCCTTATTTTTAGCATAAATTTTTCCTCGGTATTCGCATTCAAAAAAATCTCTAACTAATTCAAACGTGTCGTGAGAGATATTGATATTTCCAGGGACGCCGGAAGATTCCATCCGAGATGCAGTATTAACTGTATCTCCCCAGACATCATAGGAAAACTTTTTATGCCCAATTACCCCAGCAAGTATTGGGCCTGAATGAATGCCAATGCGGATATCCCAATAAGGGATATTTTGTTGAGCTTTCTGCAATTTTCGCAAATCCATGAACTGTCGAATTTCTATGGCAGCAAGTACAGCGTCAAATGCGTGTGTTGGGCGAGGCGTAGGAATTCCCGCCGCACACATATAGCTGTCGCCAATAGTCTTCAGTTTTTCCATAGAGTATTTATCCATCACGCGATCGAAATAAGAAAAACAATAATCTAGTTCGTCAACCAACTCTCGCGGCGTCATTTTTTCAGATAACTGAGTAAAGCCTTTAAAGTCAGTAAATAAAACCGATACGCAATCATAATAAAGTGGTTCCACTTTGCCGTTATTTTTGAGTTCCTCGGCAATTTCAACCGGCAGCACGTTCAACAGTAACTGATCGGATTTGTGCTTTTCGGCATCGAGTTCGGAATACAGCCTATTTATCTCTTTAAAACGTTCAGCATTGCGGATGGCTGAGGATAGTTGCAAAGCCAAAAGATAGCCAATCCGCAAGTCTTCTTGAGTGTAAGCTCTCGACTTGGTTGTGGCAAAATTAATTGTCCCTAAAATCTTACCTTCGCTTTCCAAAGGAATGATAATTTGCGAAGCGTAGGGGGATAAAATAGCAGTAGCACCCGCTTCTTGAATTAATTGAGGTTGACGTGTTGTGAAAGCTTTGTGAATAGGGCCGCCCTCTGGGAGGGCTGCAATATCTACAGGGATATGTCGGCCGAATAAGGTCATGCAAGCGTTAGTGCTGTGCAGGCAAACGCTACAGTGTTCAAAGTCGAGCAACCATTTGGCTTGCTTGCCTACTACCCGCAAAATCTGGCCCAGATCGAGGGTGCGGTTAATGGCAGTTGCAACTTCGTTGACGGCGGAAATGCGGATGGAAAGCGCTTGAGCTTCTGCTAACAAACGGCGGGCTGTCAACAGAAGTTCTTCTCGATCTTGATCTTCTAGCCGATCGCCCATAATATGGGTATAAAATATAGATTACAAAGCATCTATTTCGAGGGCTATTGCATCAGTATATCGGTTGACAAAGCTAAACAAGTCTGCTGTTGCAATAATCTCAAATATTTCAGAATCATCTAGCCCTAAATCCCGCAGGTTTTGGTAATCATTTTCTGTCATTTCCAGGGGTTTTGTAGCAGCCAGCAAGCCAAAGGTAATTACGGCTTTATCGCGTTTTGGCAAAGGGCAGTTGGCAAAGTCAGAAACTAGGGTTCGCAGTAGTTCTTCGCTCATCCCCAAGGCTGACAATCCGTGCAGGTGAACTTGGAGAGCGTACTTGCTATTATTTGATTGGGAAATAGCGACGCCGACCATTTCTTTAAGCGTGCGGGGTAAGTCTCCTTGCAGGATTGTTCCCCGGAATTTTTTCCAATTTGCTTCTAATAAGTCAGGGTTGATTGCCATTGACTTGAACAGGTTGGGGACGATGCCAAACCCCAAGTCTGTCAATATTTCTTCGTACACTGCTTTGGCTTTAGGATCGGTAAGTTGCTCGTATTCTATAAGTGGAAAGTGTGTCATTGTTGTGTTAAATTTTACGGCAGTTAATTTTGATGTGGGTTTATAGATTGTCGATGTAACGCCACTCAAACGCTGACGTTACGAGCTATCTTGGCTAGAGTCGGATTGATGATGAAATGCACCGCTGTCAGCAAACCGCGAATCCTGATAATGAGCTAGCAACAAATCTGATGCTTGAGGCTGGATTAAACCTGCAATTATAGCAGTAACCGGAACCCATAAAATTCTGTTGCGATCGGGTTTTACGGCTAATTTTAAATTCTCCCAATGGTTATTGTCAAGTATCGGCAATTCATCTGGCGCGACGGCGTGAAATCTTACCACAACTCTTGAAGGAGAGATGGCTGTTCCGTTCGCTAATTTTTAGGCAAAAAACACTGTTCGATCGATCGAACTCCACAAATGGCGACAATCTTATACTCCGGCGCGCGCAGGGGAAAAAACAAAATGCTGTGCGATCGAGTTTATTGAATTAATCAGACGCTCGATGACAACCCATGCTCCAGACAAGCTAGGCTAACGCCTGCGACTGGAGTTATCATGGGTAAACTGTAAACTTCTATCATTGTCGCTGCATTTGCTATGAACCCTGCCCTGACTCAATTTGGCGCTCAGATGTCCCACCTCACGGGAGTTCGGGCAATTATGAAAGATATTATTGAAACACTCAGAGCCGGCAGCGGGCAGGAGTTTATCAATTTGAGCGCCGGAAATCCGGTGATTTTGCCGGAAGTCGAGCAGTTGTGGCGCGACTGCACTGCGGAACTTTTGGCGAGCCCGGAATACGGCGAGGTGGTTTGTCGCTACGGTTCCAGTCAAGGTTATCAGCCGTTGATCGATGCGGTATTGGCAGATTTTAACCAGCGTTACGGGCTGAATTTGACGGATCGCAATATTCTAATTACTCCCGGAAGTCAATCGATCTATTTCTACGCAGCCAACGCTTTCGGCGGCTACACTACCAGCAAACAGCTTAAAAATATCGTCCTACCGCTGAGCCCAGACTACACCGGTTACGGCGGCGTTAGCTTGATTCCCGAAGCGGTAGTCGCCTGCAAACCCACCCTCGATATTGATGCAGCCGCCCACAGGTTCAAATACCGCCCGGATTTCAGCCAACTGTCGATCGACCAAACCACCGGTTGCGTCATTTTTTCCCGTCCCTGCAACCCCACCGGCAACGTTCTCACCGACGACGAAGTTAAGAAAATTGCCGATTTAGCGGCCGCTTTCGACGTGCCGGTGTTCGTTGATTCCGCCTACGGCCCTCCCTTCCCGTCCTTGAATTTTACCGAAATGACGCCGATTTTTGGGGGCAATATCGTGCACTGCATGAGTTTGTCGAAAGCCGGATTGCCGGGAGAAAGAATCGGAATTGCGATCGGCGATGAAAAAATCATTCAAATATTAGAATGTTTTCAGACCAATACGTGCATTCATTCGCCGAGATACGGACAGGCGATCGCAACTCGTGCCATTGCTTCCGGCGCTCTTGCCGATATTTCCATCAACGTAATTCGCCCGTACTATCAAAGCAAATTTGCGATCGTAGAAAGCACTCTAGAACAAGCAATGCCGAAAGATTTGCCGTGGTTTTTGCACCGGGGCGAAGGAGCAATTTTCGCGTGGTTGTGGCTGAAAGATTTGCCAATGACTGATTGGGAACTGTATCAAGAGTTGAAGAAAGTCGGCGTAATTGTCGTGCCAGGAAGTTCTTTCTTCCCGGGTTTGCGGGAAGATTGGCAGCACAAGCACGAGTGTTTACGCATCAGTTTGACTGCAACAAATGATGAGATTGAAACTGCCATGAAACGCTTGGCTCAAATGGTTGAAAAGGTTTATCAGTCATGAGTAACGGGTGATTGGTGATTGGTTATTTGTTAGCGGTCACCAATTACCAATAGCCCAATTATCAGTTACCGATTATAATGACCAAAGCATCCAGAATACAATCCCCCGGATTCATCCTGGGGCTCAATTCTTCAAATCTAAAATCTAAAATCTAAAATCTAAAATCGATTGACTTTTTCCTTGGCAGCTCGACTACAATTGAAATAACAATTAGTAGCGCGGTGGGTTATGGCAGTGCAATTACTCAAAAGGTTGTTGACCGTAGAAGAATATCATTTAATGAGCAAAGCTGGTATTCTTTCCGAGGGCGATCGGGTAGAACTGATAGAAGGAGAACTGATCCAAATGGCAGCAATTGGAACTCGTCATGCTTCCTGTGTGAGACGGTTCATCGGACTGTTGAGCGAAATTCCCAGTAACCGGGCTTTTCTGGATGTGCAAAACCCCATCCAGTTGAGCGATCGCACCGAACCTCAACCTGATGTAGTATTGCTCAAACCCCGGGCTGATTACTATTCAACAGCACATCCAGTACCGTCAGAAGTTTTGCTGTTGGTAGAAGTATCCGATCGCACGGTTGATTGCGATCGAGATGTGAAAGTTCTGATTTACGCTCGATCGCTGATTCAAGAAGTCTGGCTCCTAGATATAGAGGCACAATGTTTAGAAGTTTACCGCCAGCCAACTCCTAATGGTTACAGTTTAATCCAAAAATTTTGGCGGGGTCAACAAGTTGCGTCGCTCGCCTTTCCTGATTTGGAAGTGAATATCGATTTCGTACTGGGATAGATTCAGATGATAGGTTATGGAAAACATTCCCAAGTCTCCATTCCTCAATTAAACCACCCGATAAACAAAACTCAGAGTTGCCCAAACATTCACATCCAAAGCCAAATCATCCGTCGATATCCCCACTTTCTCTACCCCCGGAATGCTAGCCGCGTGCAAATCTTCGAGTACCGCCCGCGCCACATTTAAAGGATTCACCAACACTCGAATTGGCAGGGAATCCCTCGTTTGCTGCATTTCGGCTTCTATTGCAGCCAGAGTTCGATCGAAAGGACTCTCACTAAATATAATCACAGTTTCCGCAAGTCCGATCGGCCCAGATACCGCCCACCCGCTCCCCCCAGCCGCCGGCAGAGTCAAATTCTCCCCAGGAGCGATCGCCCGCGACATCCCCGCCACAGAGTCTTTGCCCTCAGCGCCGAGCACGGACAGCCGTCCCCCGCTGTCCGAGCAAAACACCGCAAAGTAAACCGGGCGACCGCTGTCGTTATACAATCTGTACCGAACTCGGCTGCCTTCTGTTAAACTTAGTATATGAGGGCTGGCGGATTTCTCACTTTCCCCGCTCAGCGGTTCCAGCCGATAATCACCGCCGGCCCGCACCGGCTCTCGCTGCGCCACAGCCCGCGCTTGCGGTGCAGTAGTTGCCAGCACCGCCCGCACCTTCAGGCGCGAAGACCCCTCATTGACTGTCAGCCGCAGCAACTTCCCAGCCTGCAGCGCTTTCAACTGCGGAGTCAAGCGCTGCACCGCCACCTTGACTGCTTCTCCCCCGTCGCCCTCAGTATCGGGAATCAGCGTTTGAGCCAAAGAAAACAAACCGTAACGGCTTGGATACAAAGCAGGCTCGTGAGGCGAGACTGTTTCGGCTAAAGTCGTTTCCGGGACTCTGCCAAACCGACAGTCAGCCAATTGCTCGCTGCCTACCGCCGAAACTTGCGGCACAGTCGCAAAGGCGCTGGTAGCGTCCACCCGCTCGATGCGTTCCAAACCCGAGTCCAAAGCTACTGTCAAACCGATGTTTCGCGGCAATACCCGAATTTCTTCCGTCACCACTTCGCCGACTGTTAATTGGCCGTCTGTTAGAGCAGACCCATCTAAAACTTGCGCTTTAGCAGAGATACCAGTGCGTCCCCGCAGCAAAAGCCTCGCGCCTTCGGAGGAATCCACTGCAAACACAGAACCCCCGCAGCACTCCAAAACCGAGGGCGACAACCCGCCCAGCCACAACTGCACAGTTTTGCCACCCTCTTCCAGGGCCGTCACAGCGCCGTCCGATGCAGGGGAATTGAAGATTAAATTTGAAAAATTCACCGCCGGCGCGGTTGTTAAATCGTGATTGAGAATTTGCGGTTGTTGCGATAACCCCGTGATTTGCTCGACCTTACCCGCAGCGCGACTGAAATTGACGCTGAAGCTGCTAGCGGGAGTTGCCCACCACAAAGTTTGGGTGAGGGCGTAGGTAAACAAACCTGCGGTAAATCCGCCCCACTCTTGTTCGGTGGCGAGTTGGGAATCCGCGCCTGCGGCAAGTACGGCGGTGGCAGGACGGAGATTGGGGCGGGAGCGGAGGTCTTCGGCAAACGTTAATTCTGCGAGGCGAGGCTCGCCGATGGTGGGGCGGGGGCGGGAGCGAATGCGAAAATTGCCGTTTGTGGGGAAACCCCGATAGTGGTAGCTGGTGTCGAGGATGGCGATCGCATTTTCTGTCGCGAGCGATCGCATCAACAGCAACAGCGTTTCCTCTAAAATATCGTTCACCGCCCGGTTTGCTAACAACGGCAAAACATCATCCGCCGGCACCAAACTGTTTTGCATTTTGCCGGGAGACTCGCCCAAGCTGACTCGGCTACCGCAGCCGCTAAAGTGAAAAACTACCACGTCACCGGGTTTTGCTTGTTGAGTCAAGTGAGTCACAAAAGCCGTCTCGATATTGTCCCTCGTAGCTTGAGCGTCAGTCAAAGTCAAAATGTCCGACGGCACAAACCCAAACCGATATATCAGCAGTTCCCGCTGCATTTCCACATCCGTGACGCAGCCGTGCAGGGGCGAGTCTGGATATTTGTCAACGCCCACCAACAAAGCCAATTTCCGGGCTGTCGGCTGCGCTAAGGCTTGGTGGTAGCGCGAACCCAACGGCAGCCACAGGGCCTCGCTGATTCCAATGGCGGCCAGCACCCGGCCAGCTTGCTGCAAAAATTCCCGCCGCTTGAGTCCCATTTTTAAATAGCTTTGAATTTTAAGTTTTGAATTTTAACTTAAATTCCCCTCAATAATTTTAGGGAAATTAATTAGATTGTGAGTATTTAGCATGAAGGGAGTTTTTAAGTTTTAACTTTTGAGCTTTAAGTTTAAAATTTCCCATTTAAAACTCAAAACTCAAAATTCCAAACTCTGCAGAATGTCGCCCACACCAAAGTTCAAGATTTAAATCTCGTAATTGAAAATATTCATTGCCTTGGCTAATTCTGCGGCGACTTCCGGCCGGGAAAACTGCGGCGGCGGCAATTTTCCAGCGCGCAGCATTTCCCGAACTTTGGTTCCAGACAAATGCACCCGTTGTTCGGGAGTGCTTGGGCTTGTTTTAGTTGTAGCCATTTGTTCCGTCAGTTTGCAATAGAAAGCGTGCTCGAATTTCATCGGCACAATTCCCAATTCTCCCGGCTCAAATTCATCAAAAATATGTTGGGCATCGTAAGTGCCGTAATAATCGCCAACTCCAGCGTGATCGCGCCCCACAATAAAGTGAGTGCAGCCGTAGTTTTTGCGGATTAAAGCATGAAAAATTGCTTCTCGCGGCCCGGCGTAGCGCATCGCCGCCGGATTAATTGCCAAAATTACGCGATCTTTTGGATAGTATTTTTCTAGCAGAATTTCGTAGCAGCGCATCCGCACATCAGCCGGGATGTCGTCTTCTTTTGTCGTCCCGACAA of Oscillatoria nigro-viridis PCC 7112 contains these proteins:
- a CDS encoding tetratricopeptide repeat protein; its protein translation is MKIANQVRITKARRLSSIFRKSISPIALLTILVCASSVSASEPRVTLLVQQQFSQQQFKEEIRDRVQEEVDIAFGRTAVLLNGLVIALTFFPTAAGVGVWFLLNKLSKQTTIARQEIESLHYDTISQLKLLISDAETILGEIQHQSHSTEAETDLLFPDAQIQEFAPVNYGNYQQLLTAGDYAKQGDACFFENRYQDAIAAYDRALQIQPDLADTWNNRGVVLTRMQRYPEAIASYEQATTIRPNYPDAWNNRGVVLLELQKYQEAIGCYEQAIQAKPDYADAWNNRGVAFSKMQEYEQAVISYNQALQIKNDYTDAWNNRGVALSKLQKYEAAIASYENAAKIRPDFYRIWYNKARCYALQGKIELAIENLKRALNLNPNVCKELAKSEADLEKIREHDAFKQLIS
- a CDS encoding S-methyl-5'-thioadenosine phosphorylase, coding for MAQAKIGIIGGSGLYKMEALKDIEEVKIDTPFGSPSDAAIVGTLDGTPVAFMARHGRNHTFLPSEVPYRANIYAMKSLGVEYLISASAVGSLKTEAKPLDMVVPDQFIDCTKNRVSTFFGEGIVGHITFGDPVCGELAKVLASAIESLNLPDVNIHRGGTYVCMEGPAFSTKAESNLYRSWDATVIGMTNLPEAKLAREAEIAYATLALVTDYDCWHTEHDSVTVEMVIANLHRNAENAQKVIQETVRRLTENPPVSDAHSALKYAILTRLDRVPAATKEKMGLLLQKYL
- a CDS encoding Tab2/Atab2 family RNA-binding protein — encoded protein: MRIWQADFYRRPLQDETGKPLWELFICDSEGSFQFSAVCSQGAANSNWLASQLQQQAQTHNLPDLIQVFRPQSLGLIEAAGKVLGVKVEATRRTPALKLLLQQRAKEYSSMPNYTGETYSAIALDSPPPVPLPENLWGDGWRFASLPAGDIEEAFQGRPLPILEMPEFLLPLNLGLASTVPVPGVVIDGGRQSMRLARWLQDAKPFALNYIAGEPDGLILEAGLVDRWVVATFEDSEVKAAAQIYQQRKQLSKGLHFLLVQPDDSGMTYTGFWLLNFDR
- a CDS encoding adenylate/guanylate cyclase domain-containing protein, with the translated sequence MGDRLEDQDREELLLTARRLLAEAQALSIRISAVNEVATAINRTLDLGQILRVVGKQAKWLLDFEHCSVCLHSTNACMTLFGRHIPVDIAALPEGGPIHKAFTTRQPQLIQEAGATAILSPYASQIIIPLESEGKILGTINFATTKSRAYTQEDLRIGYLLALQLSSAIRNAERFKEINRLYSELDAEKHKSDQLLLNVLPVEIAEELKNNGKVEPLYYDCVSVLFTDFKGFTQLSEKMTPRELVDELDYCFSYFDRVMDKYSMEKLKTIGDSYMCAAGIPTPRPTHAFDAVLAAIEIRQFMDLRKLQKAQQNIPYWDIRIGIHSGPILAGVIGHKKFSYDVWGDTVNTASRMESSGVPGNINISHDTFELVRDFFECEYRGKIYAKNKGELDMYLVRHLK
- a CDS encoding carboxymuconolactone decarboxylase family protein, which codes for MTHFPLIEYEQLTDPKAKAVYEEILTDLGFGIVPNLFKSMAINPDLLEANWKKFRGTILQGDLPRTLKEMVGVAISQSNNSKYALQVHLHGLSALGMSEELLRTLVSDFANCPLPKRDKAVITFGLLAATKPLEMTENDYQNLRDLGLDDSEIFEIIATADLFSFVNRYTDAIALEIDAL
- a CDS encoding valine--pyruvate transaminase — translated: MNPALTQFGAQMSHLTGVRAIMKDIIETLRAGSGQEFINLSAGNPVILPEVEQLWRDCTAELLASPEYGEVVCRYGSSQGYQPLIDAVLADFNQRYGLNLTDRNILITPGSQSIYFYAANAFGGYTTSKQLKNIVLPLSPDYTGYGGVSLIPEAVVACKPTLDIDAAAHRFKYRPDFSQLSIDQTTGCVIFSRPCNPTGNVLTDDEVKKIADLAAAFDVPVFVDSAYGPPFPSLNFTEMTPIFGGNIVHCMSLSKAGLPGERIGIAIGDEKIIQILECFQTNTCIHSPRYGQAIATRAIASGALADISINVIRPYYQSKFAIVESTLEQAMPKDLPWFLHRGEGAIFAWLWLKDLPMTDWELYQELKKVGVIVVPGSSFFPGLREDWQHKHECLRISLTATNDEIETAMKRLAQMVEKVYQS
- a CDS encoding Uma2 family endonuclease, which produces MAVQLLKRLLTVEEYHLMSKAGILSEGDRVELIEGELIQMAAIGTRHASCVRRFIGLLSEIPSNRAFLDVQNPIQLSDRTEPQPDVVLLKPRADYYSTAHPVPSEVLLLVEVSDRTVDCDRDVKVLIYARSLIQEVWLLDIEAQCLEVYRQPTPNGYSLIQKFWRGQQVASLAFPDLEVNIDFVLG
- a CDS encoding caspase family protein, with translation MGLKRREFLQQAGRVLAAIGISEALWLPLGSRYHQALAQPTARKLALLVGVDKYPDSPLHGCVTDVEMQRELLIYRFGFVPSDILTLTDAQATRDNIETAFVTHLTQQAKPGDVVVFHFSGCGSRVSLGESPGKMQNSLVPADDVLPLLANRAVNDILEETLLLLMRSLATENAIAILDTSYHYRGFPTNGNFRIRSRPRPTIGEPRLAELTFAEDLRSRPNLRPATAVLAAGADSQLATEQEWGGFTAGLFTYALTQTLWWATPASSFSVNFSRAAGKVEQITGLSQQPQILNHDLTTAPAVNFSNLIFNSPASDGAVTALEEGGKTVQLWLGGLSPSVLECCGGSVFAVDSSEGARLLLRGRTGISAKAQVLDGSALTDGQLTVGEVVTEEIRVLPRNIGLTVALDSGLERIERVDATSAFATVPQVSAVGSEQLADCRFGRVPETTLAETVSPHEPALYPSRYGLFSLAQTLIPDTEGDGGEAVKVAVQRLTPQLKALQAGKLLRLTVNEGSSRLKVRAVLATTAPQARAVAQREPVRAGGDYRLEPLSGESEKSASPHILSLTEGSRVRYRLYNDSGRPVYFAVFCSDSGGRLSVLGAEGKDSVAGMSRAIAPGENLTLPAAGGSGWAVSGPIGLAETVIIFSESPFDRTLAAIEAEMQQTRDSLPIRVLVNPLNVARAVLEDLHAASIPGVEKVGISTDDLALDVNVWATLSFVYRVV